Below is a genomic region from Lonsdalea populi.
CCCCAGCCTGGTGCCGACGTCCCCGCGCTATCCTACTGCGTTCAAGACCAGGCCAATGGTGCCGGCCAGCGCCAGCCACGGGCCGAAGGCCAGTGAGGCCTGCAAACTGCCGCCGCGGATCAACCGCCATAACAGCGTCAGCGCCAGTCCGGCCAGCGAAGCGATCAACACCAGATTCGGCAAGATAGCCCATCCCAGCCACGCCCCCAGCGCCGCCAGCAGCTTGAAGTCTCCGTAGCCGAGCGCCTCCTTGCCGTAAAACCAGCGAAACACCCAGTAAATCAGCCACAGAGACACGTATCCCGCTACCGCTCCCACCACCGCCTGCGGCAGCGGCACATACGTCCCGTCGACATTGAACAACAGGCCGGCCCACACGAGGGGCAGCGTCAGCACATCCGGCAACAGACGGGTATGGATATCCACCATCGCCAACGTCAGCAAAACGCTGAATAGCACCAGACTGCCCAACAGCGCCTCTCCCGGCGGCCACAGCAGACCCGCCAGCAGAAACAGTAAACCACACATCAACTCCATCAGCGGATAGCGCCAGGAAATCGACTGCCCGCAACAGTGCGAGCGTCCGCGCAGCCACAGCCAGCTCAGCAACGGTATGTTGTCTCTGATGCGCAGCGGCTGGCGACAACGTGGACAAGATGACGGCGGCCAGCAGAGATCGTAACGCTCACCGGGCTCCGGCTCGTCCATGTCCAGCGTTCGGCTGGCCTCTTGCCGCCAGCGGCGCACCAGCATCACCGGCAGGCGATGGACCACTACATTCAAAAAGCTGCCGACAATAAGACCCAGCAGCACCAGCGCCGCCAGCCAAAGCAGCGGAAATGTTCCGGCAAACGCAGCCAACTCCATGGGCGTGATTCCTTTTTTTCAGGGGGATTAAGCGTTAAGGCAACCGCTCCATCGACAGCTTGTTGACGGCGACGATGCCCGAATGGTCCAGTTGCGCGGCCACCTCCAGCTCCTGCGTCACCACGCCGTTTTTCCGTTCCAGCTCCGCCAGCCAGCGCATCAAGGTGGCGAAATCACAGGGGGACAGCGTCAGCATGATACGTTCATCCTGCGGTTGAAGCCGCTGAATGGTAATACCGCGGTGAGCGGCGCTTTGGGGGATCAGCTCCGTCAGATTGACATCACGCCCTTCGACTTCGAGAGGCGGCGAGCCGGGCGGCGGCAGCCGGGATGCTTGCTGGCGCATCCACATAACCGCCTGCCGCTCGCGCTCGGCGGCCTGACGCCAGCGCAGCTCCTGCTGATGCCAGGGCTGCCACAGCAGGCTGTAAATCAGCCAAACCAAAACCAGCCCGGCGGCTATCGCCAATAACAGGCGCTCTCGCTGCTGCATTCCCAGCCATCGCTGCTGTAATGTCATCATGTTCATAGCCTGCTCCTTAGCACTAATTGTCCTTCCGTGTGATCCCGCTCTTGCTTCATTTCTCCCGGTGGGATGTCGTAGTAGGCGGATGCCTGCTGACGAAATTGCTCCATTTGTACAAATGAGGCCGCGCGTAACTGCAGCCGCAGCTCGCCCCGGCGACGATCGTACCCCAGCGTGACCAATTGCAGTCCGTCATGCTTGGCCGCCAGCTGTTGCAAACGCCCCACGTGCGCCGTCAGAGACGCCGCCGGATTGCCGCTTCCGGCAGCCTGGAGGTGCTGCTGCATCTGGGCGCGCGGATTAACGACATGCTTGTCGTCAGGGAATAGCTCCCGGTAGATCCGGACGCTCTCTTCCCGCCAGACGGCGGCCTGCCGATAAAGCTGATAGTGTTCCCATAGGCTGCCGCCCATCAGCGTCAGCAGATAGAGTCCGGCGGCGGCGATCACGCCGCGCCAGGGGGCGATCACGCCGCGCCAGGGGGCGATGGCATTGCGCCACGGCTCTCCGACGGCGAAGTCGCCCTGACGAAGATCCACGCCCGGCGTGACGGGGGCGTTGGCCGCCAGCGTCATCAGAGACGCCTCCGGCAACGCCCGCCAGTTTTCCACGCCTGCCGGGAGTGGACTGTAGCTATGAATGGCGGGTAAAACGTCAGCACTTTCCAGCAGCATTTGATACCACCCCTCTTCCGCCGCCATCCCCGTGCCGGCCGCCGTTCTGAACAGCCAAGTCCGGTGATGAAGCACCGCGCTCCAGCCCTCTTCCGCCAACGGCAACGCCAACACGTCCGGCATAAGGGCGTCGATGTGGACGCCAATGGACTGGCACTGCGCCGTCCAGCGCGCCATCAGCGATTTATGCATTACCGCCACCGTGAAGCGCTCTGCCTGCCGGGCGACGACCGCGAAATGCAGCTGTTCGATATCCGACGCCAGTTGCTCTTCCAGCATAAACGGAATGGCCTGCCGCCAATGGCGCTGCGTGCGGCGCGGTAGCGTCACCGTGTGAAATGCCATCGTCGTGGCGGGCGCCAAGACCCGGGTGGAACTCACCGGATAGCGCACCAGTTCAGCGCGCAATGCATCCCACGTCCCGACGCCCTGCGTCAGGGGGCCAAAAGGCGAAGAGGCGGCGATCAGCCACTCGACCTGTTGGTCGTCCTCTGCGCTGAGGCGCAGGGTCAGTTGCCGGATCCCGCCTGCTGGCGTCCTGTTACTCATCGGTTCATTGTCCTGTATCCCCCGTACTGCCGTTGTATGACATCAATGCGCCGCTTGTGGCGATGAAACAGGCTGCGCTGATAGAACGCGCCCTCTTCTCCCTGAATGCGGACGTCGCCGAAAAACCAGTCGCTTTTGACCGCCAACGCCTGACGAATGTTGCTTTTGCCGGATTCCGGCAACTGAGGCAGGCCGATAAAGGCATCGACGTTCTGCCAACCTTTCGCGGGGCGCAGCGCCAGTACACGCCCTGCCTCCTCCAGGCTCAATTTACCCATCAGCAGGGCGGACAGCAGCGGCGCCTGTTGTGGCGTCAATGTATTGATATTAACAGTGAATTTATCTACCGGAAGCACACACACGTAGGGCAACAGTCGTCGATAGAGATCCGCATCCACCCCGCCGATCGCCCGCAGCTCCGAGACATCCGCCATCGGCTGATTCGCCGGCAGATAGCGCGCGTAGGCGTCTTCTTCGGCCCCGCGCGCGCGCGGCTCGCGGTCTTCGTCCAGCCAGTCTCGAACCGCGGCGGTGACCGCATCGGCCCGCTCGCCCTTCTCGCCGAGAACCACCATTAATTGCCTGAAAACCTGCGCGGCATAAGGCGTTTTTTCGGACGCCTTCGCCGTCGAGATCGAGCCTGTCGTTCGCGCGTTTTTTGGCCGCGGCTGCAGGGCGTTCAAATTTAAACAGGTCGCGCCGTCGTGAATCTGGCCGACCATTTCCCGGCCGTCGTCCAGCCATTGCCTATCGGCACGCGACCACGGCTGTCCGATGAGGGTAATTTTCGGCGAGTTTTGCCCCTCTCGCAGCAGCACGCTGCCCATCAGTGCCTCCGCGCCCAGCGCATACCAACGGGCCTGCGTTCGGGTCAACAGACTGTCGGTGCGCTGGTAGGCCGTGCCGGTGTGCTCCGCGACCGACGTCGCCACAATGACCATGAGCGCCAGCATCAGCAGCACGACCAGCAGCGCCATTCCCCGTTGTCGCTTCACAGGCTGTCCTCCGCTGCGCCGTCGCCGGATGAGGACGAAGCCGCGTCTAAATCGGTATCGTCAGACTGACCGCTCCCGTTTTCTTCCAACTCCCGGACGTTCGCTTTCGCCTCCGGGTCTTCCTGCTGCGGTAGAAGGAACAGGCGCGTGATATCGCCGTAGTCGCGCAGATTGACCGTGACGGAGATGCCTTCCGGCAGCCGATCGGGATCGTCCCAATGATCCTGCCAGCCGCCCTTGGAGAAGAAGCTCAGCGTAAAACCGTTGACCTGAGTCAGCAGCGGACGGATCGCCATCTCCTGCTTGGGCAAGGGCTGCGGAGAGTCGAAAAACAGACGCTCCAGCGTGCCATGACGCAGACGGTATCCCACTCGCTGTAGCTCGGAACGGGGCAGAATACCGAGTGGATTTAGCCAGCCGCTGCGCACGAAACTGGCGGCGCCATCTTCGCTTTCCATGCCGTAACGTTGGGCGAGCAACCCAGGCTCGGCGGCTTTGCTGCGTCGCGGGGTGATTTGGGTGAAATCGCGCTCCATCAGCGTAAAGGCGCGCTGTAACTCGTCGAGTCGGGCGCTTTTACGCGTCGACAGTTCGTCCTGACGCATTACCCCGTTCAGGACCGAGGAGACACTGAGACTCAGCGCGGCAAATACCACCAGCGCCAGCATCATCTCCAGCAGCGTGAATCCTCGCGAGGCATTAATTCCCATCACCGTCTTCCTCTCCCGCCTGCGGTATATCGCTGCGTAATATCGCCGCTGGCGTGCCGTCATGACTGCCGTGACGCACCTCAACCTCCACCGCGCGCACGCTGTCACTACCCATATCAACCCCCCGATAGCGCCAGTACCACGTCGAGTCCGCGAACATCACGCTGCCGTCGGTCCATGAGGGGGACGGCCACTGTTTTTCCAGCCGCAGCGCCGTCAGCTGATTTTCGGCGATCCAAACGGCGAAGGTTTTCTCTTCCAGCCGCCCCAGCGTACTGGCCTGCTGCGCGGTGGTTTTCAATATCGCCAGCCCCGCCAGTGCGAACACCACCAGGGCGACCAGCACTTCCAGCAGCGTCATCCCCCGTTGCTTCATCGCGCATTGTCCTCCGGAGAAGCGCTGAGGATCGCCCCATTGGCGTCAACTTCCAGCCAGGCGTTGTCCCTCTCGCTTTGCTGAAACTCGAGGCGGAATGGCGTGATTTCGCCTCCCGGCAGGATCAGCAGAGTCGGCGACGCCTGTGTTGCGGTCACGCCCGGATCTACCTCGCCGTCCTTCCACTGCGCGGTAAAAGCCAGTCGGATATCGGCAGGCAACGTGATGAGCGGGGAATAAGACTGCCACCGATACGCCTGCGGCGCAGACGCGTCAGTCGGCTCCAGCACCGCCAACTGCCAGCTGCGCGGCGCGAGATAAAATCCCAGTACGCGATCGTTCTGCTGACTGTCGGCCACCGCGTGCTCGAGCTGCGCTCGAAAGCGCGCCATCTGCCACTGCGCATCCCTCGGCTTTTGCTGTGGAAACGCCATCATCACCAGCGTGGCCGCAACGCCGGCCAGCAGCACCACCAGCATCATTTCCAGCAGGGTAAAACCGCGCTGACGCATCACGGATTCGCGCTGTGCGCCCCGTTGCCGATATTCCAATTGCCGATGTCGTCTTCACTGTCCGGCATGCCGTCCGGACCGTAAGAGAACACGTCGATGCGGCCGTGGTTTCCGGGACTCAGCAGCTGATAGTCGGCGCCCCACGGGTCTTGCGGCAGACGACGAATATAGCCATCCTGCGCGTAGTTGCGCGGTTCCGGCTGAGTGCTCGGCTTTTTCACCAGCGCGGACAGCCCTTGCTCCGTGGTGGGATAGCGGCTGTTGTCCAGCTTGTACATATCCAGCGCGCTCT
It encodes:
- a CDS encoding prepilin peptidase, whose protein sequence is MELAAFAGTFPLLWLAALVLLGLIVGSFLNVVVHRLPVMLVRRWRQEASRTLDMDEPEPGERYDLCWPPSSCPRCRQPLRIRDNIPLLSWLWLRGRSHCCGQSISWRYPLMELMCGLLFLLAGLLWPPGEALLGSLVLFSVLLTLAMVDIHTRLLPDVLTLPLVWAGLLFNVDGTYVPLPQAVVGAVAGYVSLWLIYWVFRWFYGKEALGYGDFKLLAALGAWLGWAILPNLVLIASLAGLALTLLWRLIRGGSLQASLAFGPWLALAGTIGLVLNAVG
- the gspM gene encoding type II secretion system protein GspM, with protein sequence MNMMTLQQRWLGMQQRERLLLAIAAGLVLVWLIYSLLWQPWHQQELRWRQAAERERQAVMWMRQQASRLPPPGSPPLEVEGRDVNLTELIPQSAAHRGITIQRLQPQDERIMLTLSPCDFATLMRWLAELERKNGVVTQELEVAAQLDHSGIVAVNKLSMERLP
- the gspL gene encoding type II secretion system protein GspL is translated as MSNRTPAGGIRQLTLRLSAEDDQQVEWLIAASSPFGPLTQGVGTWDALRAELVRYPVSSTRVLAPATTMAFHTVTLPRRTQRHWRQAIPFMLEEQLASDIEQLHFAVVARQAERFTVAVMHKSLMARWTAQCQSIGVHIDALMPDVLALPLAEEGWSAVLHHRTWLFRTAAGTGMAAEEGWYQMLLESADVLPAIHSYSPLPAGVENWRALPEASLMTLAANAPVTPGVDLRQGDFAVGEPWRNAIAPWRGVIAPWRGVIAAAGLYLLTLMGGSLWEHYQLYRQAAVWREESVRIYRELFPDDKHVVNPRAQMQQHLQAAGSGNPAASLTAHVGRLQQLAAKHDGLQLVTLGYDRRRGELRLQLRAASFVQMEQFRQQASAYYDIPPGEMKQERDHTEGQLVLRSRL
- the gspK gene encoding type II secretion system minor pseudopilin GspK, whose amino-acid sequence is MALLVVLLMLALMVIVATSVAEHTGTAYQRTDSLLTRTQARWYALGAEALMGSVLLREGQNSPKITLIGQPWSRADRQWLDDGREMVGQIHDGATCLNLNALQPRPKNARTTGSISTAKASEKTPYAAQVFRQLMVVLGEKGERADAVTAAVRDWLDEDREPRARGAEEDAYARYLPANQPMADVSELRAIGGVDADLYRRLLPYVCVLPVDKFTVNINTLTPQQAPLLSALLMGKLSLEEAGRVLALRPAKGWQNVDAFIGLPQLPESGKSNIRQALAVKSDWFFGDVRIQGEEGAFYQRSLFHRHKRRIDVIQRQYGGYRTMNR
- the gspJ gene encoding type II secretion system minor pseudopilin GspJ, with the translated sequence MGINASRGFTLLEMMLALVVFAALSLSVSSVLNGVMRQDELSTRKSARLDELQRAFTLMERDFTQITPRRSKAAEPGLLAQRYGMESEDGAASFVRSGWLNPLGILPRSELQRVGYRLRHGTLERLFFDSPQPLPKQEMAIRPLLTQVNGFTLSFFSKGGWQDHWDDPDRLPEGISVTVNLRDYGDITRLFLLPQQEDPEAKANVRELEENGSGQSDDTDLDAASSSSGDGAAEDSL
- the gspI gene encoding type II secretion system minor pseudopilin GspI, giving the protein MKQRGMTLLEVLVALVVFALAGLAILKTTAQQASTLGRLEEKTFAVWIAENQLTALRLEKQWPSPSWTDGSVMFADSTWYWRYRGVDMGSDSVRAVEVEVRHGSHDGTPAAILRSDIPQAGEEDGDGN
- the gspH gene encoding type II secretion system minor pseudopilin GspH, coding for MRQRGFTLLEMMLVVLLAGVAATLVMMAFPQQKPRDAQWQMARFRAQLEHAVADSQQNDRVLGFYLAPRSWQLAVLEPTDASAPQAYRWQSYSPLITLPADIRLAFTAQWKDGEVDPGVTATQASPTLLILPGGEITPFRLEFQQSERDNAWLEVDANGAILSASPEDNAR
- the gspG gene encoding type II secretion system major pseudopilin GspG — its product is MEQRQRGFTLLEIMVVIVILGVLASLVVPNLMGNKEKADRQKAVSDIVALESALDMYKLDNSRYPTTEQGLSALVKKPSTQPEPRNYAQDGYIRRLPQDPWGADYQLLSPGNHGRIDVFSYGPDGMPDSEDDIGNWNIGNGAHSANP